GCGAAGGAGATACTTTACCCATTCCTCCTGGAGCCGAAAATGGTCCGGATCTCCGAACGTGGGTCTGGCACCGCTAGAGAACTCTGGCCTGAGGCTGACACCTGCTTATCAGACAACGTACTCCACTATCGCCTGATCCTCTCCCCGTATCACCACTTCCGCTGCCACCCAAGCAGCCTGCAATTGAAGAAGTCCCGAAACAAAATCCGAATCGACGTCGGCTCAAAGAGCTATCCAAACAGCTCAGAGCTATCATTAATAGGTCAGTTGGCCATCCCACCGATGCCGAATACTTGATATATCAAGCACTGACTGCCCGAACTGTGACCAAGCAGAATCATAGAAGCTTATCATCATCGGCATGATGCCGTCCAACATGCCCCCGACCGAGGACATCATCGCAGAAAGGCAGCCTCGAAACCCCGGTCAACTCGAAGCGGCGTTCAAGCTAGCGTTGAACCTAAAAGTCCTCTAGTACCTTCACACGACGCCGAGACCACATTGAGACGCCTTGCCGGTtctcatcaatatcaatctACGGTGTCCGGATCACCAAGCCACCTCAATACGGTCTCCGATGGCACTGAGGGTAATCTAAAGCAAATCATTCCGGCGAGTACTCCAGAGGGGCACGAACCGTCAAGACCTATTGATATACCCTTTTCTCTGGAGGCCCGTCGCCGTCGGTCAAGGGAGCTCAGGGAGCTAGAAAGAGCACAAAAACTGCTACGTCGCGGTTATCGGGGGCCTCTTCCGAATATTCTCGTGCCAAAGCTAGAGAACGCCCTGTGGCTGCATGATCCTTTTCCTCCGCCAAACAGGTCAGGCCCAGACGCACACGAGGAGGAAAATGAAGACGTTCAACTCCTCGCCAGACGATTCAAGTCTCAGTCTCCCGATGTGGTGGACGAATCATCCGGCACCGAGGTCCCAAAATCATACACCTATCCAGTGCCGTTCCATCTGGTATCCCGACCAAGACCTCCGAAAAGGTATAGAAGCGACAATATACCCTTCGGTTTGCCGAGAGTGATCAATACGAGACATTATCCTCCTACTGCATCCAACGAGTCGGAATCGATAGAAGGTTTGAGTATCGGAAGTCCTTTCTTGGCAGCGTTATCTACCTTCGGACCGTTCCCGATACTGGAAACTCACTCACCCCTCCATGCTGGAGACACCAAATCATCGCAAAACCATGCCTCAACAGCTCAGATCACAGAAActgctccatcatcttcgaaaaCTGTTGAGCCTTTTTCGTCGAGGGCTGAGGCAAGACACCATAGAGACAGCGATCCCCAAGAGCCTGAAGAATACGATTACCCCGATGTATTTgagtcttcctcctcatctgatCCCCCCTCTTCACTTATCAGTCCGACAAATCGGATACAGCCTCCACAGAATAGTCACTCCAGTTCCACTAATTCTTTGGGGTCCATAATCGATCAAAATCTGTGGCCCATCTTGAATGGCCACACACCCTCAAGTCGCACTGCTTCATGTCCAGTCGAACTAGACAATGTATCACAAACCAGTCTCACGCCAAGCGAAATCGTTCGAGCACCGTCATTGGAAAAATTTTCTGTGCAGGCCAGACGGTCAAATGCTCGTCAATCGGTCAGATCCTTACCGGACTCTCAGCAATCTCAAACCTTTCTCCATCGGGGAGTGACCCACGAAAGGGAAACCCTTGATCTGAACGAGGGCAGAACCTGCCACAATCTCTTCTATGGAAGACGACGAGTCAGGGCCTCATCTGCTGAACGCCTCTTCAAGGGTCTCTCGCGCAAAAGCAGGCGTAGATACACGACTCTCAGGCTTTGCGGGGGTTCATCAACGGATCTGGACTTTGTTGAGGAGCTTCGATTGCTCTGTCAATCGTTATACCTTCGGAGGCACAGGCAGAAACAATCTCAACACATCGGTCACCGTTCGAATGCTTCAAGACGACTGCCTCAACTCTCGCCTCTATCAGGAGACAGGATCAAGTTCTTCGTGCGAGACCTGAAAGCTCCTCACCTTCGCCACCTCGATTTGAAGCCGAGTCGCGATGCGCAAACTCTCGCCATCTCGCTCCGACAGAAAGTCCTGAACTGGCGGACCTATGTTCTTGCTTCGCCTCAACAAACCTTCGCAGGCGAGCTGCCCAAGTGGATTGGACAAGTGGTTACGAACGGTACCAATATTTGTCATTTCAAACCGCCTGATCATCTGACTCCCGGATTCATGCTtgaagaaaggcagaacTGGCTTCAAGGTAGACTTATGGCGTCTGAGCAGCTGGACGAAACTGACTCTGCCTTCGAGCCTGCCGGTGTGGATATGAACCCCGATGGAAGTGTTGATCACAGCCTAGATGAAGGGCGCTATACCCGCATCCTCAAGCCGTACCCAAAGCAAGTCGACTATATCACATCGCATGCAAATCACCCTCGAGGCGCGGATCCTGAAGAGGCAGACCTTGCCGCCTGTACTTGCGATGTCTGCTTTTCTGCCGGCGTGAACTCCAATCAAACCTTTGACATGGTGGCCgcagctcaacatcaacaggAATCCCAGCTGAACAAGGATATTTTGAGGCTGAGGGGTGGCAGCTCAGGTCGGAGGTCGGATAGCTCTTCAAGCAGCTCCTCGTCAAGTAAGCATTTCGCCCACACGAATatcccatccatcccatcgAGAGCCGAGGACGTGTTCCCTCTAGTCACACCAGCTGCCTTACCCACGATATTCTCTGGGCAGCCGGAACCTGCCAATACATCACGATCTCACAGCATCACGGCGCCATCTCCTGCTGCCGATCCCGTTGCAATCTTCGATGTGGACCAATCGCCGAGACCTCAAATGCATGTGGCCGATATGATACCTCGAGCAGAGTGGGACCTGGTTTTCACAATCGTCCGCATACAGGTACAAGGCGCCCTCGGAATGCATCGAATGGCTCCTTACCCAACGCACTTGCCATTTTACGTGCACGAGGCGGTGCTTCGGGCTATAGAAGAGGTCAGCGGCTTGTTTGGAGGCTCAGCGATACCTGGTCTGCAAGCACTACGGCAAGTAGCCTTCAGAGCTAGGTGGCCACCGCAGCTCAACACGTCTTACGACTTTCACCCTCAAGTATCGACTACCCGACAATTCACGTCCGTCACACGGGATCTTACGGACCTGGATCAGCTAGCTGCGTTGTCGACATCTATACCGCTGCCTCCGTCACCATTTGATCCTTCGGGACTGGACACTGCTGACGAGCCGGATATGCAACTCATCGACAAACCCGCCAATTGGATCGACACTCAACATGACAGACCGAATTCGGCACCACCTCAATTGGAGGCCGCTGTCGGCTCGAGCTCCTACAATCCACCGGATATTGCTCCCATATTCACTCCTTTGTCAACGCAAGTTCCCACGTTCATGCCGTTCCCTTCTGACAGTAGCTCCAGCCAGACTGCAGGACatagctttgatcaatcgaCTTTGACTCCCGGACTGGCAGGACAATTATACACCGGGGAAGGCATCGCGCAACCTGCCGCATGGCCTGCAAGTACAACTCACGCTGAGTCAAAGGAGACGAGCAGTCCTAACTTCTTCCCGTCAGCGATACCAGAGAACTTTGGTGATTTGTGGCCCGAGGCTTTGAACACCTCTACCAGTCCGACATTCCACGGAATTAACGTCAACCCGACAATTCCCATATTTCCAGAAGCCTCGCAGAGCTTTTCTCCGCCTGCTGTGTTGATCGATACTGCTCATGGCATGCCTGATGTTTCGCACGGCGCGCAAGCTTTGAGCGACTTGCCCTTCTCTTCAACTCCATCTGCACCCTCGCTCGCCTGGCCCGCTTCCACCGCCCGGCCTATGGACATTGTTGGATTGCTGCCTCCATCCGATTTGTCGGCGTTGTTACCAAATATGACCGACCTGTCAGCTATGGGGTGGCCGCCAGCTTCGATCACCAGTGAATACCACTATGTTCCTCCGGGTGCACCTCCCCCTCAGCCGGCAGAAGTTCAACCCACCTACACCGAAGAGTCGGTATCTGCTATATGGCCCGCATCGACTTCAGGACATGAAGGTTTACTGGCCTTGTCCGGGCCGTCTCGCGTCGAAATTGCAGAAGGAGCCACGTCTGTAAcgacttcatcgatgagATTTGGCTCAGCTGCTTCGATAGGTACGGATTTTATGGTTCCCGAATATAGCTACGGCGGGTCTGGGGTCGCCACAACATCTACCACCGAGACATTCGGTCAACCGCCGGCAGGATACTGGAGTCCAACAATACCTCCCGGCCTCGCCGGACCTCAGATACCGTTTCAACCGCCTCGGCCAGTCCATCATGGATCTACCTACGCTTCAGGTATCTTTTTGCCTCCTCAGGCCAATTTTACCGCATCTGAGATAGCGACTACCTCAACTTATAGGCTCCCCGCTTCACCTTACACTTCCGCTAATCTCCAACCTGAAACACTATATCAACCGGATCTACAAACTTGGCTTGTGGACTCTAGGTTGCCACCAAGTCTCAGCATTCCTCAGTTGAACATAATCAGGCCAACTCCGCGAACATCAGTAGGTAGCGCTTCGACCCCGAATACCCCATCTGGCAACGGATCGACTCCGGGCAACGGTAATGGTAACGGCAGAAGCTTGGCTCAGGCGATGGCCAGATCTGGAAGTCTTGGCCCGATCGGCGAGACAAGCAAAGATGCAAgggaaagaggcagaagtAAGAGCAGGAGTGGAAGCAGAAATAGAAGTAGAAGTCGAAACCCTTCTGTGGCACCGGAACAACATCGTGCTGGTGGCAGACAACTTGTGGTTCCGCCCAAAGATACCTTCGGCAGAGCtcggagaagtcgaagtctGAGTGCTCCGGCACGTCCACCGGCTGTACATGCTCATCTGAACCCAGACCCTCGCAAGTCCAGGGAGCAATTATGGCGAGAGATGCAAGAGCTTATCGGTCCAAATACCGGAGCCCGACGCCAATATCGAGAATGGGAAATCCAGAATGCTGAGCGAttcaagcgagaagaagaggagcgaATAGAGAAGTACAAGATAGCTAGGATGGAAGCTGAGACTGTAAGGATGGAGGAATGGATGAGGCAAAAACGACTTGGACCCGATATATTCAAATCTGATCCACCGCAACGGGAGTTCGTGACCACTCCAGGAGGTACGCCTCATCTAGTCATTGCTGGACAAACAGCGTTACCACAACTTGCGTCCACACCTCCAGAATGGTACGCAAATTCAGAATACCTCGAAGCGTTAGGTCATATGCcagagatgagaggagaaggaagttcttcaagcacaagctcGGACATCAGTACAGGCCCAGGCCCAGACCAGCcaaaaaagaaaaggagTATCAGTGACATTGCGGATATGGCCttgaaagagctggaaacgCAGGGGGGTCGTgaagggaggaaaagaagTAAGAGTATGAGCGGTAGTGGGGGTAGCGGGGAGAGTGCTCAAGTTGAGCCAACAGAAACAGAGGCGGAGAGACGAAGGAGggaaaaagggaaaggacGAGCTGGGTAATGTTTCCTCTATCCTTGACACAATGAGGTATTAGGTGATGTTTGTTGTAAATTGTCTTAAGTAGTCATGTTGAATCAGTTGTAGCTTATCCGCCATTTTGGGTAAATTAGCATTAGACCCTTGGCTCAAGTTGCTTGTAATTTGTAGATTGGCGTTTGGCATAGTGCATGTACCGTGGTCAATTGTCGAAGTCACCAACAGTAATTCACACTGTCCGTCCGGTTGATAAAGCATTATGAAATTCTATAGGAGCTTGAGTTTACCCGTGACGGTATTGATGAGGCGAGCAGGACCGCTGGATTGTCGTCCAGTGCATTAGTACGCCGCCTTACAGGATATGAATCCAAATTACACAAGAGGTTCTTGGAGACGGAGGAACTTACGGTCCTATACCGACGATAGTCTTGGATCCGGGAGCTACTTGTGTTCGACCACTATACAATTGGATCAATCAGGGAATCAGCCGGTGATAGACATGAGgaccaagtccaagtccCAGTTCGCgttcaagatcaagtccaaTTTCGAATTCTCAATGACTGGGTGAGGGAATATCTGGGTCGGCCCCGAAGGCTGAAACCGCGGCAAGTTGATTCCGAAGTCCAAATTGGAGTTGGGATCAAAttgaaaggtgagttcaggTGGGAATGACTCACGCATCCCTGATCGTCCTGGCGCAGAGATTCAGACTCCTAGCTTGAGCAGCTAATATCTCGAGTTCTTCAGTATTGGCACAACGTAATGCTATCTTTGGTTGTCTGCAAGTCGAAGAGTCGAAAAATAGGCCGATCAGCGACCAATGACTCATTGTTCGGGATTAGAGCTCGCCCATGCGTTCATCTGATATGCGAGGGGTCGTACGGTACCTCGGAAGTGAAGAGAATGCAGGATGGGGTTTTACTCACCCTTGATTCTGCCATGCTCTGAATAGCTGAATGTCGAAGACgacagaagagaaagagcgagatcaaatcagctttgatcgataGGCGGTTCAACCCTGATTCGGCCgtcccatccccatccccgTCCgctccttcatcttcagtgATCATGATGAGATGCAGGTTTGTCGAGTGGCGCAGCCTTTTTTACTTCGATCAATCCATCTTTCTGCGCTTCTCATCGCTCTTTGCTTTATTCCTCATATACCTATATACCCCAGACTGCAGGAacattcctttccttttgCTGGGGCAACCAACAACCAAGTCAGGTCAcccagactcaccctcgGATTAGCCTCTTTCAGCGTCAACGCACAAGCCAACGTCGCGTGTCCCGCCTGCGCCGCTATCTTCCCTTTCGTCATCTTCAATTCGTCGTTGACTACTAGAACCAACTTCATCTCTTCGGAACTGCTAAATTTGGTAGATGTCAAATCGGACGATAAGGCAGCTTGAGTATCTTCTATATCCGATTCGGTATCTGTTCCGCcttcactcccactcccactgcCGCTCCCACTCAGTGCGCTTTTGGCTTTGCCGTTGTCTCGGTCACCTTTTTtggacgaagatgagtcTGTTGGAGTTAGTAAAGAAGGATTTGAGCGAGAGGGCGAGGCGAAATAGGAATGCAGTTGATAGCCTGCTGAAAAGGCTATGAGGGATATAACCAGGGGTGAGAGTATGCCTTCGGTAGGAAATTTGGAAACATGAGACGGTCAGCTCGTGCAGAACGATGAGATGTGGGTGAGATTGGCTCACCGTCCATCCTTATCGAGCTCATTCTGAATGATCGTAAATAGCGAATTTAGATAGCTGGCTAGTGTCAACGATGTCGAGGTCATTTATCCTGTGACTCCTTCGAAGCGACTGAGCAACTTTACGAAGGCATATTTGATGACATCACCACATTTTCAAGTCGAGCGAAAGAGTGAAAGCGTTTGATTCGGACAGAAAGGTTCCACAGACTatttcaacatttcaacTGTTTATTCTGTTTGTCATTGAGGCCACAACGCACCTACCAGAACAGGACtaaaatcagcatcatggcAAAGTCAACGACAACACCGACCCCTACATACAGTACCGCGGGTACAGTCTCCGCGCCAATCGATTTATCAGGGTTGAAAGGTGAATATACTGCTCTGGATTTGCAAGGTGCCGGTACGagcaaaggcaagaaagtgGTCAAGCCGGGTGTTAAAGTCACTCTGACCAGTCTTACCGTGAATAACGTGAGTGACATCGTCTCCATCTGTCGAGTGCAATCGGAGGAGAATAATTTTCTACGGAAGATCATAAGAatactgagctgacgaggtATGATCATTCATTCGACCTGAACTCGGACAGTCTGGCACACTGCGAAGGATCAACAGCGTCGTGATACCTATCGTGTACTCTGATAAATTCTATAAGGAAGTGCGAGACCCATCATTGGATGATGTGAACAAGTTGAGTGAGTACCTCACCTACAAATAATTTAATCAgctccttcgtcatcatcatcccacGCTCATCGACAACCCAAGCTGGAGGTATGGCTTGGTACTGGCACCAGCCATGTCGCATCACGACTGAGGATTAGAGACTAGCTAGCATCTgatagagagagagaaagagagcaTCTTTTGCTGATCGTCCGTCATGCTCGTTTTAGTATACTACGCGGATATACCCGTCGGAGCCATCTGCTGCAGATTCGATAACCTGGCCAAAGGATCCAAGGAACCTCCTACTCTGGTAATCCTGACTCTTGCGTGAGTGTCTTCCCAGGCTACCTGCTATGTATCATATCGTCGCCGTCTTATCTCATTCGAGCGATTCGCCATATATACCTCTGGCCTTACACGCATCATTGGCGTCAAGTATTCCCAGTCGTATcggcaagatcaagaagatgaccTAATGCTGATATTTCTTtacccatcccatcccatccacCAACCTTGACTCGTCGCAGCATCCTCGCTCCATATCGATCATTGAACCTCGGCacttcccttcttctcgcaTCTATGAAATCCTCTCTTCACCCGACGATACCCCCGCCGCCCGTCCCATCAGATACCAGGACCAACACTCGAGGCTCATTGACCGTCGCGCCGCCGCGAGTCAAGGTGAATAGGGCGCTCGCTCATGTGCAAGTGGGTAACGAGGATGCTAAGAGGTTTTACGAGAGATTGGGGTTCAAAGAAGCTGGCATGTGAGTATGCGTGTTCGACCTTCCCATGTTCTCATAACCTGGACGACTGTTGTGCGTCCTATGGTTCGCGACTTTTATTCTCCCTGCTGCTGTTGCCAGTGCTttcagcttccttccctcTGAGCTCTTGTCATGATGTACTCTCACCGAGCAGacagagagaaagagggatctTTGAAGAATGCTGTGACCGCAGAAAGACGATTGGCTGACTGTCTCCATGTTTGCTTAGTGAGGAAAATTACTACTCGAAAGTCGAGCCTCGCGGCGCGGTGATCATGGTGTGTGAGGATATAGCTGCTGCGTtaggagaaggaggagatgaagtcAATGGGTCCGCATGAGAGGAAGACCAGCATTGAGTCGAGGGGTAGTGTTTCCAATGAATCTGAGGGGATCAAGGACCTCAAGGCTGATGGAAGCGAAACGATGCGAAGTCAAGGTGCGGTGCGCGGAAGATATCCTTCAGAACCTGATTTTTGGAAGATTCTCCGTATGGATCTGCATGTTCTGCGTGTGCATACCTCGTCTTTATACCTTGCATTGACCCTATATGCTATGCACGCATGATCATGTCATCCTCATTGTTCATCATGTATTTGCTTTCCCTCCAACGACACATTACTAGCTTTTGACAATTGAAAGAGTATCAGTGCTCATGTGGATTGAACCGGAATATGCGAGTGCATATGAATACAGGATTGAGATAGATATCCCAAGTCCTAAAACCTAAAACACCCTCAATCCACCTAACCCACTCAAACCCTCTCCATCCACAGGGCCGATATCCACCTCGACCCGCTTCTCAGCTGACGCACCGCTCATACCCACACCGCcaaagagagaggaaaagagCTCGTCCACTTGTTCTTCGTGCCATCCATTAGACAGCGGGATGGGCACTGCGAAGTTCTGGGCTCTCTCATGGACCGTATACCTATAATAACACAACGTCAGTAAATGCTCGAGCGATTGGGTTCGCACAGCGGCAAGCAAAAGGAGAGAGTTCTGGAGTACGCAGTGGGAATGCGAAGTGAGTGACATGaatgaaaagatgaaaggagagaCATGAACGGATGCTGCCCTGAATGCTGAATGCATCAGGAGCAAATGGGATCGCGCATCAAAATCaggatcactcacctcaattTCCTGCCTTTACTGCCGCCCCTCTCGgcttctcttttcttctttttctcccttCTGAGATGTGTCAAATCCGCAGCTGGCCCCGACCCAGATCTGGATTCGATCACTTCTCGAAGGAGTGATCGATAGCCCGACTCTTCAGATTCCATCAACGTTTTATCCGATTCGCGCTGTAGCCCAGATCATACAAACAGGagatcagtatcagtatcagccGGACGAGACTCTGGTAAGG
This portion of the Kwoniella dejecticola CBS 10117 chromosome 9, complete sequence genome encodes:
- a CDS encoding peptidyl-tRNA hydrolase — encoded protein: MSSIRMDGILSPLVISLIAFSAGYQLHSYFASPSRSNPSLLTPTDSSSSKKGDRDNGKAKSALSGSGSGSGSEGGTDTESDIEDTQAALSSDLTSTKFSSSEEMKLVLVVNDELKMTKGKIAAQAGHATLACALTLKEANPRLFRAWQNQGQPKIALRCANTEELEILAAQARSLNLCARTIRDAGRTQVAPGSKTIVGIGPGPARLINTVTGKLKLL